One Gloeocapsopsis sp. IPPAS B-1203 DNA window includes the following coding sequences:
- a CDS encoding thioredoxin family protein yields MSVTPEANTGKRVRNFLIVLVAIALSVALVLGLRNQTSAVSLTHLDEESVPLEVALTNGKPSLMEFYANWCTSCQAMAPDMAQLKQEYGESVNFVMLNVDNSKWLPEILNYRVDGIPHFVFLNKEGKAIAQSIGEQPRMIMATNLDALVANSPLPYAQSSSGQVSKFTAPVAPADNADDPRLHSSQVVN; encoded by the coding sequence ATGAGTGTGACACCGGAAGCAAATACTGGCAAGCGCGTTAGAAATTTTTTGATTGTCTTGGTTGCGATCGCGCTGAGCGTTGCATTAGTTTTAGGCTTGAGAAACCAAACGAGTGCAGTTTCGTTGACGCACTTAGATGAGGAATCTGTTCCACTTGAAGTGGCACTGACTAATGGCAAACCATCGCTCATGGAATTTTATGCTAACTGGTGTACTAGTTGCCAAGCAATGGCACCAGATATGGCACAGTTAAAGCAAGAATATGGCGAATCGGTGAATTTTGTCATGCTCAATGTCGATAACAGCAAGTGGTTGCCAGAAATTCTCAATTATCGGGTTGACGGAATTCCCCATTTTGTGTTTTTGAACAAAGAGGGTAAAGCGATCGCACAAAGCATTGGCGAACAACCTCGTATGATTATGGCAACAAATTTAGATGCTTTAGTTGCAAACTCACCCCTACCTTATGCCCAAAGTAGTAGCGGTCAAGTTTCCAAGTTTACAGCACCTGTAGCACCTGCTGATAATGCAGACGATCCGCGACTTCATAGTAGTCAAGTAGTCAATTAA
- the argJ gene encoding bifunctional ornithine acetyltransferase/N-acetylglutamate synthase, giving the protein MSQWQEIEGGVTAPRGYKAAGITAGLKPSGLPDLALIVSDVEAIAAGVFTTSQVRAACVDYCRQRLQAKSSARAILCNAGQANASTGSQGWLDTLESAMLLGQALNIPSDSVLIASTGVIGRRIRMDALKTGIPKLVAAASDTGSDDAAQAIVTTDLVTKSVALETTMGDRPVRIGGIAKGSGMIHPNMATMLAFVTCDAAVSPSLWQQMLSRAADKSFNQITVDGDTSTNDTLIALANGQSRTPAITEMGAEAEKLEAMLTEVCQRLAKAVARDGEGATCLIEVQVSGATDEESARKVARTIAGSSLVKSAIFGRDPNWGRIAAAAGRAGVPFEQENLQIKLGNFELMQNGEPLPFDRAGASAYLKQTAEESLLPKEVVATNTSNDLSIVEAGISLPFDRANASLQRIDNPVIIAVSIGHGSGFGKAWGCDLSYDYVKINAEYTT; this is encoded by the coding sequence ATGTCACAATGGCAAGAAATTGAGGGTGGCGTGACTGCTCCCAGAGGATATAAAGCAGCAGGAATAACAGCGGGATTGAAACCTTCAGGACTTCCAGATTTGGCATTGATTGTGTCAGATGTCGAAGCGATCGCCGCAGGTGTTTTTACCACATCCCAAGTCCGCGCCGCGTGTGTCGATTACTGTCGCCAGCGCCTGCAAGCTAAATCAAGTGCTAGAGCAATATTATGTAATGCTGGACAAGCTAATGCTTCTACAGGTTCGCAAGGATGGCTAGATACTTTAGAAAGTGCCATGTTACTAGGGCAAGCACTGAATATTCCTTCTGATTCAGTTCTGATTGCTTCTACAGGCGTGATCGGACGTCGAATCCGCATGGATGCACTCAAAACCGGAATTCCTAAACTTGTCGCAGCTGCTTCCGACACAGGGTCTGATGATGCTGCGCAAGCAATTGTAACTACTGATTTAGTGACAAAATCTGTTGCTTTAGAAACGACTATGGGCGATCGCCCTGTGCGCATTGGTGGAATTGCTAAAGGGTCGGGTATGATTCATCCGAATATGGCAACAATGCTAGCTTTTGTTACCTGTGATGCTGCGGTTTCTCCTTCTTTATGGCAACAAATGCTGAGTCGCGCCGCAGATAAAAGCTTTAATCAAATCACTGTGGATGGTGATACCAGCACAAATGATACTCTGATTGCCCTGGCGAATGGTCAATCGCGCACTCCGGCAATTACAGAAATGGGGGCTGAAGCTGAGAAGCTAGAAGCAATGCTAACTGAAGTGTGTCAACGTCTTGCAAAAGCTGTTGCGCGTGATGGTGAAGGTGCAACGTGTTTAATTGAAGTGCAAGTTAGTGGTGCAACTGATGAGGAGTCTGCAAGGAAAGTTGCAAGAACAATCGCAGGTTCATCTTTAGTCAAATCTGCAATCTTTGGACGCGATCCTAACTGGGGCAGAATTGCCGCAGCAGCAGGGCGTGCGGGAGTTCCCTTTGAGCAAGAAAACTTGCAAATTAAACTGGGTAATTTTGAGTTGATGCAAAATGGCGAACCATTACCTTTTGATCGTGCAGGTGCAAGTGCTTATTTAAAGCAAACTGCAGAGGAATCTTTATTACCGAAAGAAGTTGTTGCAACAAATACAAGTAATGATTTATCTATAGTAGAAGCCGGAATATCACTACCGTTTGATCGCGCCAATGCTTCATTGCAAAGAATTGATAACCCTGTGATTATTGCAGTGAGTATTGGTCATGGCTCAGGTTTTGGGAAAGCTTGGGGTTGTGACTTAAGTTACGATTACGTCAAGATTAATGCCGAGTATACAACTTGA
- a CDS encoding Uma2 family endonuclease, giving the protein MPQGKHSRLQLKLCEAVNQVAETKNNALAFPELRCTFGGRSLVPDVTVLTWNRIPFAQDGEVENIFALHPDWTIEILSPVREALTKSIQNATKVISNILHCLRYGTQLGWFIDLESRSVLTFFPGQQPIELTNDDRLPVPEYIKLNLSVNQMFNWLKAGS; this is encoded by the coding sequence ATGCCTCAAGGTAAACACTCGCGATTGCAACTCAAGCTGTGTGAAGCAGTAAATCAAGTAGCAGAAACAAAAAATAATGCTCTAGCATTTCCTGAATTGCGCTGTACTTTTGGCGGTAGATCGCTTGTTCCTGATGTTACTGTATTGACTTGGAATAGAATTCCTTTCGCTCAAGACGGGGAAGTTGAAAATATATTTGCATTACATCCCGATTGGACAATTGAAATTCTTTCTCCTGTTCGCGAAGCGTTGACGAAGTCAATTCAAAATGCTACCAAAGTTATTAGTAACATCCTGCATTGTTTAAGATATGGTACTCAATTAGGTTGGTTTATCGATCTAGAAAGTCGCTCTGTGCTAACTTTTTTCCCTGGGCAACAACCAATAGAACTGACTAATGATGATAGATTACCAGTACCAGAATATATAAAATTAAACTTAAGTGTGAATCAAATGTTCAACTGGTTAAAAGCAGGCAGCTAA
- a CDS encoding NIL domain-containing protein, with the protein MKKRVTLTFPKRAVQMPVTYRLAKEFNVAANIIRAQVAPNQIGKLVVELSGDIDQLDAAIEWMRSLHITVSQSVAEIAINQDICVDCGLCTGVCPTEALTLDPDYRLSFTRSRCIVCEQCIPTCPVEAISINL; encoded by the coding sequence GTGAAAAAGCGAGTTACTCTTACCTTTCCTAAACGTGCGGTGCAAATGCCAGTAACTTATCGCCTGGCAAAAGAATTTAATGTTGCCGCGAATATCATTCGTGCGCAAGTTGCCCCCAATCAAATCGGTAAACTCGTTGTGGAACTATCTGGCGATATCGATCAACTAGATGCGGCAATTGAATGGATGCGATCGCTTCATATTACTGTTTCGCAAAGTGTAGCAGAAATTGCGATTAATCAAGATATTTGTGTTGATTGTGGCTTGTGTACGGGTGTTTGTCCGACTGAAGCTTTAACCCTCGATCCTGATTATCGCCTGTCATTTACGCGATCGCGCTGTATTGTCTGCGAACAGTGTATCCCTACCTGCCCAGTAGAAGCTATTTCAATTAATCTTTAG
- a CDS encoding hemolysin family protein, whose translation MITLAIIVLIILTGSALCSGIETALLSISTIRVRQLAQNKIPSAVALLSIKEKISRPIATIVILNNIFNIVGSIVIGSVATNVLGDAWLGVFSAILTFLIIIFGEIVPKTVGERYAEQISLLAAIPVKGLTFLLKPIVWIVEKATQPFTKGKRRPTTNEAEIKLLANIGYQEGIIEDDEAEMIQRVFRLNDLTAADLMTPRTIITHLSGDLTLGECKKEIIASQHTRIIVVGESIDQVLGFALKQKLLAAMVEGNNDQKIANLARKVRFVPETIRADKLLKNFLEAREHLVVVVDEYGNVAGVVTLEDVLEVLTGEIVDETDRIIDLQEIARKKRERMLQFKIFGNKSTKNKP comes from the coding sequence ATGATAACTCTGGCTATCATTGTCTTAATAATTCTTACTGGTTCAGCACTCTGCTCCGGTATAGAAACTGCATTACTATCAATATCTACGATCAGGGTGCGTCAGTTAGCGCAGAACAAGATTCCTTCAGCGGTTGCACTGTTATCAATTAAAGAGAAGATTAGTCGTCCCATTGCAACGATTGTTATTCTCAATAATATATTTAACATTGTTGGTAGCATTGTTATTGGTAGTGTTGCAACCAATGTTTTAGGAGATGCGTGGTTAGGTGTTTTCTCAGCAATTCTTACCTTTCTTATTATCATTTTTGGTGAAATTGTTCCTAAAACTGTTGGTGAAAGATATGCTGAACAAATATCTTTACTAGCAGCAATACCTGTTAAAGGACTTACTTTTTTATTAAAGCCTATAGTTTGGATTGTTGAGAAAGCCACACAACCTTTTACGAAAGGAAAAAGAAGACCAACAACAAACGAAGCTGAAATTAAATTATTAGCAAATATTGGATATCAAGAAGGCATAATTGAAGATGATGAAGCCGAAATGATTCAGCGGGTTTTTCGGTTAAACGATCTCACAGCAGCCGATTTAATGACTCCACGAACCATTATCACGCATTTATCGGGAGACTTGACACTTGGAGAGTGTAAAAAAGAAATTATTGCTTCGCAACACACCCGAATTATTGTAGTAGGGGAATCTATTGATCAAGTTTTGGGGTTTGCGCTTAAACAAAAATTGCTAGCAGCAATGGTAGAGGGAAATAATGACCAAAAGATTGCTAATCTTGCGCGTAAAGTACGCTTTGTTCCTGAAACAATTCGCGCTGATAAATTACTGAAAAACTTCCTTGAAGCCCGCGAACATTTAGTAGTTGTTGTTGATGAATATGGTAACGTTGCTGGAGTTGTCACTTTAGAAGATGTGCTAGAAGTCCTCACTGGAGAAATTGTAGATGAAACAGATCGAATTATCGATCTTCAAGAAATTGCTAGGAAAAAACGCGAGCGCATGTTGCAGTTTAAAATTTTTGGAAATAAATCTACGAAGAACAAACCTTAA